One Halomonas sp. M4R1S46 genomic window carries:
- a CDS encoding acyl-CoA thioesterase produces MTDLDDIPAPRGQLTLKLVASRQDTNFHGDIPGGWLVGHMDQAAELAAGREALGRTATVAIEAMDFLCPVRVGSMVNIFTDVREIGHSSIKIDVEVWSRAPHERDPDELHKVTEARFVMVALDDNGRIRAVRQGG; encoded by the coding sequence ATGACCGATCTCGACGATATCCCGGCGCCCCGTGGCCAGTTGACGCTCAAGCTGGTGGCGAGCCGCCAGGACACCAACTTCCATGGCGACATCCCCGGCGGCTGGCTGGTCGGCCACATGGACCAGGCCGCCGAACTGGCCGCCGGCCGCGAGGCGCTCGGCCGCACGGCCACGGTCGCCATCGAGGCCATGGACTTCCTGTGCCCGGTCCGCGTGGGCTCCATGGTCAACATCTTCACCGACGTCCGCGAGATCGGCCACAGCTCGATCAAGATCGATGTGGAGGTCTGGAGCCGCGCCCCCCACGAGCGCGACCCCGACGAACTGCACAAGGTGACCGAGGCGCGCTTCGTGATGGTCGCGCTGGACGACAACGGCCGGATCCGCGCGGTGCGTCAGGGCGGCTGA
- a CDS encoding phosphate ABC transporter substrate-binding protein — protein sequence MTRAYRSPSFWAALLIVAGLFAGPAEAEHRIGTLDTVGSDTMAGLMLRWGERLARRHPGLRVQLQASGSASAPPALTAGTTLVGPMSRPMTEAERQAFVARYGYPPREVVVARDALVVVVHRHNPLSSLSRQQLDAIFSETYRCGAEVGIRRWAALGLEVPSGRIVLHGRNAVSGTHGLFRREALCGGRFRPSVNEHPGSAAVVAAVAADPQAIGYAGLNHLMPSVRAIPLRNAEGLRRAPEPGAVRRGDYPLARDLRLYVNLPPGESLPAAEQAFIELVLSTEGQAIVEELGFVSLPEGVLSRQRRRLGLETR from the coding sequence ATGACACGGGCCTATCGCTCCCCATCATTCTGGGCCGCGCTGTTGATCGTGGCCGGGCTGTTCGCCGGCCCCGCGGAGGCGGAGCATCGCATCGGGACCCTGGATACCGTCGGCTCGGACACCATGGCGGGACTGATGCTGCGCTGGGGCGAGCGCCTCGCCCGGCGGCACCCGGGTCTGCGGGTCCAGTTGCAGGCCAGCGGTTCGGCCAGCGCGCCGCCTGCCCTGACCGCGGGCACCACCCTGGTGGGCCCCATGTCGCGCCCGATGACCGAGGCCGAGCGCCAGGCCTTCGTGGCGCGCTACGGCTATCCGCCCCGGGAAGTGGTGGTGGCCCGGGACGCCCTGGTGGTGGTGGTGCATCGGCACAATCCGCTGTCGAGCCTCTCCCGGCAGCAGCTCGACGCGATCTTCTCGGAGACCTATCGTTGCGGGGCCGAGGTCGGCATTCGTCGCTGGGCGGCGCTGGGGCTCGAGGTCCCGTCCGGTCGCATCGTGCTGCACGGACGCAACGCCGTCTCCGGCACCCATGGCCTGTTCCGCCGAGAGGCCCTGTGCGGCGGTCGCTTCCGGCCCTCGGTCAACGAGCACCCCGGGTCGGCCGCCGTGGTGGCCGCCGTGGCCGCGGACCCCCAGGCCATCGGCTATGCCGGCCTCAATCACCTGATGCCCAGCGTCCGGGCGATCCCCCTGCGGAATGCCGAGGGCTTGCGCCGGGCCCCCGAGCCTGGCGCGGTGCGCCGCGGCGACTATCCGCTGGCCCGGGATCTGCGCCTCTACGTGAACCTGCCGCCGGGGGAGTCCCTGCCGGCCGCCGAGCAGGCCTTCATCGAGCTGGTGCTGTCCACCGAGGGCCAGGCGATCGTCGAGGAACTCGGCTTCGTCTCGCTGCCCGAGGGCGTACTGTCGCGACAGCGGCGTCGGCTGGGGCTCGAGACGCGGTAG